One Aptenodytes patagonicus chromosome 7, bAptPat1.pri.cur, whole genome shotgun sequence genomic window, gtatttacCCGTTGTATATGTGTATAACCCTATACGTATACCTCACTCTATAGATATAGGTCTATACAGGGATataagttttatatatatatttacccCTTTGAGAGAGGACAGAAATGgtatctaaataaataaatgatgtgTTATTTATATGTATTACATATACAAAATGCTATGCACACACGCtctattttaaatacttacataAAAATGTGTAGGTATAGATACAGATACAGCTACAGACATAGGCTTGCCAGGCACTCCTGTGCGGGGCAGCGGGGGCCTGCCCACCCTTGCAGTCCCCCCACCCTCTCACTCGCACCAGACGTGTTATTTGTGAGCTTCCCCCGGTGGGACGAGGCACGGAGGGCCGTGACTCAGCTGCTCGGCTGGGTGGTGTCCAGCCAGTGTTTGGCAGAGATAAGCCCCCCCCAACATCCTCCCTTTATTCcggactttttgtttgtttttgtcctGGCGCACAAAACAAAAACTCCTTCGGGGACTGCTGCGGTGGAGGCAAGTTTAAGAGGCAGAGCGATGATGACAGAGGAGAGGTGTCCCAAAGTAAGTGACTGAATGAGTCCCCAGGGCTCCTGAATGGAAAATATGGGAAGGGGGCTATGCCTGTGTGCACAGGCTGGGACGCACCAATAAACCATGTAAGATGCCCCAGGAGCTTGTACCATTACCTCCTATGGCATCCTGAGTACTTTTCACCTGTACTGTCAACTCAACATCGGCAGGGAAACGGCGCATGGGTAGTCAGGCCTCTGAACTAATTTCAGCCATGCTGGACGAGCTGTAAGTGTTGAAATCATGTGGTCATCATTCAGTCTATTCAGTCCTGATTCCCTGTGCCTTTAATGATGGTGCTTACTGTGGTGCAGCTCTGCGCAAACAATTTCTCAACGTGCACTTTCAATTTGGGGTATTATTTTGTATCTTGTCTCTTATGTAGGCAAGGAAGGAGCTTTAGTGGGACACAGGACCTGTATGAGGATGAAGTTCATTTAGCTTGGGATCTTTTATGCTTATTACCCGCTCTCTAATTGCTTTATCCAGTTTAAAGTATCTCCTTACAGTCAGACTCCTTACTTGAGGCGCTGCTCCCTCAGGTAAGACATCTCAGGTGGCTGACACTTTTCTTTTGTTACAAAGTTCAAAACATACCTGCTGGAGTCACCTGCCCACTTCTGCAAGGGTAAATGTACATTACTAACAATCAGCAGTAGTGCTGtcatttttgaagatttttttttaattaatttcttccaaTATCGGCCTTGTTAGGAGTTAGAGGTTTATTAATATATCTGTGAAGCTGTAAAGGTGGCTGGATGTAAATATCAAGGTgggaaaataaattgtttaaggTCCTCTTAGCAAAAGATATAACTAGTATATTGAAACTAGGAAATGGAGTATaggcaaaacatttttcatcttgaATTTGTGTTTCTGTTAAGCAAGCTGGCattcaataatttaaaaatctaacaTTGGTTATgttttccaaaatttaaaaacGCGTATGAAACACCCGTAGCAACTTACACTTGAATGGAAGCCCCTTTGCTGTGAACAGAAGTCTGTGGGTTTCCATGCCGGTGTAGAGCTTCTCATAGTCAAAATACTAAACCGTGCATATGTTGTGCAGGTCTTCCAGCAAAAAATGTCTGAATTTTTACCTTGGAACACTGGAACGATAAAGCGCTTTTTATCTAAAATAGGGTCTGCTGTGCATTGCCTTGGAATATTATCAGTGTTACGCAAATTGCTAATAACACTTAGTGTTTTATAGCAGCTTCTTTCTAAGTGACTCTGCATAGGGAGCGATTACATGCTATAGTGTAGTACTCTGGCGTTtacattttaaagccatttctgaACCTGAAGTCTCAAAACGTCCCTATCACTTGTTTCCAAGCTCTCTCGTTTGTTTTTCCATGCCAGCCATCGCCTGTATTAGTTTCTCCACTGACCATCGAAGCTGTTAGAGAATTACTTGGAGCAAGTGAAGGTAGCTCTGATCTTTGGGTGGAGTTTGCAACTGCAGGTCTCGGTGAGCAGGACAAAAGTAGATCCACTGAGAAGCCATTTTCTGGCTTTGAAAAAGTGGTGGGGACAGGTGTGACTGGGATCGGCTGTGAGGACATGGTTGCATTTCTGTCAACATGCAGTGGTGGGGCAGCATCTATGCTGGCTTTGTGCTCTTATGGCGGAGGACAGAGGCTACCTGTGCCAGTGCAAAGCCTGCTGGTGCCAAGTTAGCCTACCGAAATCTGTTAACAAATTTAAGCTGGCAGAGTAAGTTCACACAGAGTCTGTGCTCTGCGTCATGCTGCCACAAAGCTTTTGATCTGCTGCATGGAGTGCTGCAACCAGATTTATTGTGTCGTTAGACCATGGCAGCCGTCACCAGCTCGTCCCAGGTGTGTCAGCTATCTGGGTCCTGTCACTTGTGAGATGCATGTGTCACTGCAGCATCAGCGCTTGCAGTACCTGCTCTGGTCTTGGGGAGTGGCGTCAGTCACCTGATGTCAGGGGTTCCCAGAGCCACCTGAGGCATGGCGTCAGGGTCGTCAGTCGCACATATCAGTCGGGTTGAGCACCGACAGTGGCCGCTCATCTTACTGACGGCCCTTTTGATCAGAAACTGCCCTCCGGAGCCAGCAGTCCTGTCAGGCAGCCAACACCTGGTTACCAGCTTTTCGGTTATGGCGGCCCTCTCGCTTGCCTCAGATACCAGAACTGACAGAATTTATACCAAAAGCGCAAAAAGTATTTTAggccagaaatatttttaagttcttttgtacatgtaaaaataaaatcaagctatATGAGGTGACCAAAGCAGCTGTTAAAGCCAGTTTACCCATGACGTGACCTACCGCAGCACGTTTTTACTGTTCCCTGCAGGTGGAGCAGTATGTTGGTGAAATTAAAGGTGGCCTGAGACCAGCCATGAAACTCACGGTCATCGGGGTGGTACACTCCAACCCCAAGAGGTAGGTgaaggggctggtgggggcttCACGCCTGCCATATGTGTCTTCTAAATTCAAATGATTTCTTGAGGGTCTGTGCTCTTCGGGAGGAAGAAAGTCATATAGATTCATAATGTACAGCTCTATTTAATTTTCCTGCTCTTAGACTGAGATTAAAAGGGTGAGAAAGAATTCACTGTTTGGACTTTCTGACTGCCCTGCCAGCATTTTCTACTCCTTGCCCTTACCTAATGCGAACCGGAGGGGGCACACAAGGGGCATTTCTCCTCCAGGAAGAGGTGCAATTTTGAACCCGCATCTCGGTTGTCTGCTGGGGCTGGAATCAACATCATTTGAAAACCAGTGGTTTTGGCACAGGAGGTGCAGGTTCATTGCTGTGTTTAGTCTGGATGACGGCAACTGTGCTGTCATTGCACTTTTTTGCATCTACAGTGATCAAATCCAGTGCAATCAACACTGGTGAAAAGTTTTCCATAACCTCTTTTAGGATACAAATTGGAATTGGCTCACCCACAAATGTGTTTGATTCCAGTCACAAGAGAGGGAATGCAACATCAAAAGTCACTAGCATCCTACCGGAAACTCTAGGAGAAACAAAGACTGGCCTGTTCTCATCCCTTTCTGCAGCTTTTAAGCCTGTGCACAGTCCCTGTAGGAGTCCCGTGTTTCAGTCTGACAAGAAATCAATAGCTGTCTCTAGTCTTTATAGGCTTCTGATGTGCTCACCATgtcctttccatttctgaaaGTCCCAGtcatttaattgttttttcagcttttcagtgaCTCTGCTCTGCGATCCAGTGGATGCAAACAAAGATGTTGGGCTGTTATTTACAGTTAACTTTAGTGACAAATCCATCACCCGAAATGCACGAATTGCTGGGaaatggggaagagaagagaagactaTTCCCTACTTCCCATTTATGGCAGGTGACACATTTAAGGTAATTTTTGGGGTACTATGATGGCGGTGGAGAAAAGGGGGGGAGAAAGGCTGACGTATATGACCACAAATAGCTAACTATTGAAATTGACAGGTTAACTAGTCTAGTATGGCACAGAGAGCAACAGTTCAAGCCGTGATGGGAGGGATCCATTCCTTTCTCTAGTCTTAGTGAGAGAACTCACTATAAGGAGCTTTACAGTATCCTGTCAGCAGAGAGTAGGTTATTTTTGAGGGGCATTTCAGAAGAACCAGTAGACACTGTGCTTCACTATCCCCATCACATGGGGTTCTAAGTCCATGCTGGTGAAATCAGCTCTGCCACTTGTCTCTAACACCATCCCCTGTCCTTTTCCATTGCAGATGGAGCTCTTATGTGAACACCAGCAAATACGAGTCTTGCTTGATGGACGGCAGCTCTGTGACTTCACTCACCGCATTCAGCCCCTGAACTTGGTGAAAGCTTTGCAGATCACAGGGGACATCAAGCTTACAAAAGTGGCTTGAAAAAAAGGAGACCACGATATCACCAGAGGACAGAGGCAAATGTACTTCTCCtgtctgagaaatattttatctttttcccctGGCTGATTCTGGAGAGTGGGAACTGTATCTTTTTCATTTGCTGATGTGTTTGAAACATACACTTCTTTTCTCATACACATGCAGCAATTGCAGAGCTATGGCTGGTCCAGGTAAATCAGAGGGCCTTTGCTGAGATACTCTCTTGGCCTCCCAAACTGCAAGATTTGTGATGCTATGCAGTATCTCACATCCTCACGGTCCCCTAATCCCCCAGGCATGCCAGCTGGTGGAGGTCAGTCCTCTGCGGTGGGGTGGCTGTTACCCTTGTGACAAGAACTGGGCAGTATGCAGGTGGTGGGactgagaaaagagaaacagaagatttCCTTATAAGCGAATAAGGGAGCCTGGTGGGCCCCAGCAGGGCTCACATTATCAGGAGGGAATTGCTTTTCCTGGAAGCTCTGCTCAGTCAGCACAAAGCCATTTGTGCTTCCCGGTACAGAGCAATAAATGCCTTACCACCATCCCTGTCTCTTGCAGGTAGTGTTCTCGTGAATTGAAAGGTTTCAACAGCTGTGGATTTCACAGTCTTCTCTGGACCAGCCCTAGGAAATGGTATCTGTAGCTGAAACTGCATTGCCCGTTCTTGTATCCAATTAAAACTGCATCTTTGCTGGCAAACTTCTTTACCAGCTCTGTTAAATATTTGAATGCACGTGAGTGTTGTGCTGTTATTTCATTGCTGTAGATTTAGAAAAAAGTCCTAAATATGTGGCTATTCTAAtacatatataagtatatattgtagttgctgcctttgcctctgtTGTGATTGGTTGGTTATAACACAGGATGAAGGGGAAAGTCTCTAGAtgaacagactttttttcagtACATAACTTGGAGAACAAAAAATCTGCAAAGAGGTGGTTCTGTGGATAGAGGGCTTTCAAATTGCTCTGTGACTTCAGGGAAGATATATAGCATGCTGTCTTCAGAGGGCTTTTGGAGGCTCTGCAGAGTCTGGCTGTCAGATACAGGTACTCAGATAACATGAGGAATTTTATGAAAATAGTGTATCAGCAGGCTGGTCGGGTGTTTTAATCATCTCATACATTCCATTATACCCTCTGGTGTTGTGGAGAATGTCTTAGTTTCTATATAAATTTACAGTGTATGAAACCATTATTTTCATATACTCAAACTGCCCTCTGAGAAAGATCGTATCTAAAGAGCACAGGAGATTCAAATGCACTGAACTGGTTTTTATATTTAATGATATCAAAGTCAAGTTTACTAGACAAACAATGGAAAACGTAAtggcttaaaatagaaaaagcaatagTCAGAATTGCTATTAGAGTTCTCAGTCCCAATGGTGCTCCACATAAATGGACTTACAGTGATAATCAAGAGGAAAAGTCTTGCTTTTATGGCTGAGTGATTTCTTCCAATATATTAAGCACCAGCAATTGTCTGGAATAACTGCCACTGGTCTGATTTGATACTAGGGATCCTGTACTGTTACAGGCCATTACCAGCACAAGAATAATCTATATACTGGAGAGGAGGATCCTTTGGCCTTTTCCAGCCTAACAGAGAATCAAATGGTAGAgcagacagatggacagataGACCTCTTGTTTGTTTCACAATAGTGATTATCCTGGCAGCTGGATTGTGGCTTAGCACAAGACTCTTGTGGTATACCAAGAAAGGCAGCCTCAGACACCAGGACCTTTCATGACTTTGATTCAGTCAGTCTTAACTAATTAAGTTTATGAGCCCCTTTATAAAGGGGAAAGGAGCAAGACATTTCTGCTTTAGGATAAAGCACAACCTGGATCTGTTAGATATAGACTGAATACTTGTACAAAAGAATTCTTTTCTTCCATCTTGGAATATTATATCTCATTGTTTCCTTGTAAAGCCCCATTTGTCTGTATCCACCTGTTGTCTTTTGTCTCTTGATTAGATGGTAAATTCTTGGTGGGGAGTTATTCTGGATCTACATGACTCCTAGGCACCTAGGATGCTGGTCTGCCAGGAATTGCTAGGTGCTATGGCGGtacaaataacaaaaatagaTTAAGGGAAAAACAACACTTCCAGACAATGAGAGCAGGAAACTTGGTCACAAATGTGACTTTTCATTTGGCATGGAGTCCGCCTTATTCATGTCAGTGGTTTGATTGCCTCAATCCACTGTGCTCGCTCTGCCTTGGAGCTGGCCTGGATATAATAATGAATGTCATTTTTGGTGATGATTTTGAAGAGGTTGCCTTGCACATTGCCCTTCactcctgcagagaaaaaaaatatgacagATCAGGAAGGTGCACAGAGAAATGCTTTGTGGCATATATGAAACTTCATAGGGAAGAATTTTAATTTAGTGAATTACGGTATCAGACCTTTCCATTTCATTATGGATAAGACATCTAAAGCTCTTGTGTCTTTGATTTCCCTTCTGCAAAATAAAGATATAATACAGACACCCCTCGCATAGACTGTATGAACTACTGTGTACTATGCTTTGTATATAAAATAGCTGCTGTTTAGGTGGACAATCTTACTTGAGTTATACAATGGAGGGATGAACTCCCTACCAGTTTGTGCAGTAGATTAGATTTGCTCCTGCCCATCTTTGGGTTCCTTTTAGCAAGGAGCTCTATTGTTCATCATGGCCCCCCACCCTGGACCGTATCTTTTTCAGACCCTGTCTTTTGTGTTTAGAAAGATGCTCCCTATTCAAGATCCACACATTGTGCTTACTGtcaaaaaataaattgctttaacAGCAGAACACTTATCTGT contains:
- the LOC143163459 gene encoding galectin-related protein A-like, which encodes MMTEERCPKVEQYVGEIKGGLRPAMKLTVIGVVHSNPKSFSVTLLCDPVDANKDVGLLFTVNFSDKSITRNARIAGKWGREEKTIPYFPFMAGDTFKMELLCEHQQIRVLLDGRQLCDFTHRIQPLNLVKALQITGDIKLTKVA